In Candidatus Poribacteria bacterium, the genomic stretch GAAGCTGTCTTCAACGACCGCTTGGATTGTTTGGTAGACGGCAAGTTCGACGCCTTTGATCATGCTCGTCAGGACAAGTCCCGGTGCGAGATGGTTTCCGTTCGCGTCCACCCAGATGAGCCGCTTCTGCTTTTCTTTCGCGGCTTCGAGTATTCCTAAGCCCGTTGCACCCGCCGCCGCGAGGATTACGTCAGCACCTTTGTTATACTGCGCCAGTGCGAGTTCTTTTCCCTTGGCAGGGTCACTGAAGGCTTTCGGGGTGACGCCGGCATAGTCGATGAGAACGTCGATTTCCGGATTGATAGCCTTTGCCCCAGCGTAATAACCTGCTTCAAAAGCGTGCAAAAGTGGGACGTTCATCCCACCGATGAACCCAATCCGATTTGTCTCGGTTTTCAGTGCAGCGATTGCTCCTACCAGGTAGGTTCCCTCATGTGCTTTGAAGATGAGCGAGGCGACGTTGTCCCGTTTGGCTTCGGCATCAATAATTGCAAACTTGACGTTTGGGAATTCAGATGCTACACGCTCTATCGGCTCTTGAAAGAGAAAGCCAACCCCAATGATGAGGTCATATTTCAATCGAGCCAGCTGCCTCAACGCAAACTCGATGTCGGTGCTCTGTCCGGGCGTAATCTCTTTGAGATCAAGTTTCCACTGATCGGTCGCTTTCTTGGCACCAGCGTAGGAGGCATCACAGAACGAAAGATCTCCACGACCACCTGTGTCGTAGATTAACCCAATCCTTTTTGTTTTCCCAATACTTGGTATGATAAAAAGAAAGATCAGCGTGAAACTGCAAGCGACAGTTTTAATTAATCTCTTTTGCATAATATTGATTCCTCGCAAATTAGTCCTATTTACGGGTTTGGCTACGTTTACATTACGTCCCCTGCCAAATTGACATCGCTGCAACTATCCCCACAGCGAAGCAATAGTAAGAGAAGATAGAAAATTTTCCGCGATTGAGCATCGCGAGCAGAAAGCGTAATGCAATGTAACCTACAATGAATGAAGTCAATGTTCCAGCGACGATAACGGCTGGGGCAATTGTAATCTCCCCGACATCTTTGAACTTGAGGATAACAGCACCCAAGATTGCAGGAATAGAAAGTAGAAAAGAGTATTGCGCTGCAACCTGCGGAGACAACCCTAATAGCAGTGAAATAGAGATTGTTGACCCAGATCTGGAAATTCCGGGGATGATGGCAAGCCCTTGAACAATTCCGACGAGTGGTGTATGCCACGCTCGTAGAGGTGTCTCTGTTTGTCGCTGTCCTTGTCCAAGACGTGACAGTTGCAGGATTAGCCCCGTGATAATTAACATGACGGCAACCACCATCGGTTTGCCAAAGATCGATTCAAGTGACTCTTTGAACAACAGCGCGATTAGCCCGGTAGGAATTGAGCCAATCAGAAGAAACCAGATTAGCCTGAGATCAGGAGTGTTGCTGATTGTAAGTCGAGGGTGTCGGTAGAAATCCGCCTGAAAGAGCGTGGAAAAACCGGTCTGTACCAAAGATCCGATTAACTGATAATAAACAATAATAACCGCGCCCAAGGTCCCAAAATGGACCATAACATCGAAAAAGATCTGCGATTCTTCTATCCCCAAGAAATGCTGCATCAGAACTAAATGCCCTGAACTACTCACTGGTAAGAACTCTGTTATGCCTTGTAAAATCCCAAGCACAATCGCTTCAAGAATGGTCATCCGTACTTCCTAAATCGCCGACAAATTGTTTGAATTCTCTGCTTATTTCGAGGATGTAAGGCGTGACGGGTGTGTTATAGTCTAGCGATTGAATCAATTAATGATGGTTTTGTAGCGTAAAAGCGCAGCACACACCGTCATAAGTGCTGCGCTGCACAAAACTAGAAACTAAAATAGATTTAATAGGAATCAGAAAGAAGTCTATTAACGGGGATGGGGCAGGAAAACGGAGAATGGTCCCTTGAATATTAGGGCACTTTTGAAGAGATTGGGCAAATTTAGAAATGGGATCCATTGCGGGCAGGGTAGGGACTTAATTCAAGGAGCTTGACCCATTGCAAGTTTATTTGGGGAATAATTGGTATACAACCTTGCGAAGATTTTGAA encodes the following:
- a CDS encoding undecaprenyl-diphosphate phosphatase → MTILEAIVLGILQGITEFLPVSSSGHLVLMQHFLGIEESQIFFDVMVHFGTLGAVIIVYYQLIGSLVQTGFSTLFQADFYRHPRLTISNTPDLRLIWFLLIGSIPTGLIALLFKESLESIFGKPMVVAVMLIITGLILQLSRLGQGQRQTETPLRAWHTPLVGIVQGLAIIPGISRSGSTISISLLLGLSPQVAAQYSFLLSIPAILGAVILKFKDVGEITIAPAVIVAGTLTSFIVGYIALRFLLAMLNRGKFSIFSYYCFAVGIVAAMSIWQGT
- a CDS encoding BMP family ABC transporter substrate-binding protein: MQKRLIKTVACSFTLIFLFIIPSIGKTKRIGLIYDTGGRGDLSFCDASYAGAKKATDQWKLDLKEITPGQSTDIEFALRQLARLKYDLIIGVGFLFQEPIERVASEFPNVKFAIIDAEAKRDNVASLIFKAHEGTYLVGAIAALKTETNRIGFIGGMNVPLLHAFEAGYYAGAKAINPEIDVLIDYAGVTPKAFSDPAKGKELALAQYNKGADVILAAAGATGLGILEAAKEKQKRLIWVDANGNHLAPGLVLTSMIKGVELAVYQTIQAVVEDSFTGGIKLYGLKEGGIEYIVDSNNQEVLSPEILERVEALKKQVIDGEIVPPSERE